The sequence GAGCGGCCCTTCGGGCCCCGCGTCCTCGTCGCCGCCGTCGCCGAGGCCCTGCGCGACGGCGGCCCCGCCCAGGCGCCCGGCCCGCTGCGCGCCGGCCGCATCGCCCTCCAGCCCCGCGACCGGGCGGCCGTCGTCGGCGACCGCCGCGTCGCCCTCACCGTCACCGAGTTCGACCTCCTCGAATTCCTGATGGCCAACCCCGGCCGCGTCTTCACCCGCGAGCAGCTGCTCGACGCCGCGTGGGGGCCGGGAGCAGGCGCCGGGAGCCGCACCGTCGACGTCCACGTCGCCCAGTTGCGGGCCAAACTCGGCGAGGGCAGCCCCATCAGGACGGTGCGCGGCGTCGGCTACGTCCTGGACGCCTAGGGTGGACGGCGTGACTCGCGTATCCGTCGCCGATCGGGCGCGCTCGCGGGCGTTCGTGCCGCACGCGGCGGTGCTGGCCGGGGTCGTCGGCGGGGTCCTGGTGATCGCGTTCCGGGCGGATCCCAACGAGCCGGGGCACTACCCGGGGTGCCCCTTCCTGGCGCTGACCGGTTTCTACTGCCCCGGGTGCGGGATGACGCGGCTCGTCTACGCGCTGGCGCACGGGCAGGTGGGCACCGCGTTCGGCCTCAATCCGCTGCTCTTCGTCCTGCTGCCGGTCTTCGGGTACCTGTACGCGCGGTGGACGGTCCGGACCGCGCAGGGCCTGCCCATGGGGTCGGCCCTGTTCAAGCCGGCCGTCGCGTATTCGTTCGTCGGCCTTCTCTTCGTCTACTGGGTCGCGCGCAACCTGCCGTTCGCGCACGTGCTCGCGCCCTGACACGCGCGGCCCGGCCGGCTTGGAGCCCGGACGGCCCTCCCGGGTGCGGGACGCGTCGGAGGGGGCGGCTACGATCGGTGCACGGAACGACCTGAAATAGGGGGCCTGCGACCTTGAGCGTTTTGGACGAGATCATCGAGGGCGTCCGGGCCGATCTCGCCGACAGGCAGCGCGAGGTCCCGCTCGACGCCCTCAAGGAGCGGGCGGCGAAGGCCCCGGCCCCCCGGGACGCGCTCCGCGCGCTGCGCGGGCAGGGCGTCTCGGTCATCGCCGAGGTCAAGCGCAGCAGCCCGTCCAAGGGCGCGCTCGCCGCGATCGCCGACCCCGCCGCGCTCGCCCGCGACTACGAGGCCGGCGGCGCCAAGGTGATCAGCGTGCTGACCGAGCGGCGCCGGTTCGGCGGCAGCCTGGCCGACCTCGCCGAGGTCCGCGCCAACGTCGACGTCGCCCTCCTGCGCAAGGACTTCATCGTCACCTCCTACCAGCTGTGGGAGGCGCGGGCCGCGGGCGCCGACATGGCGCTGCTGATCGTCGCCGCGCTGGAGCAGGACGCGCTGGTCTCGCTGGTCGAGCGCGCCGGGTCGATCGGGCTCCTCCCGCTCGTCGAGGTGCACACCGAGGAGGAGGCCGCCCGCGCGGTCGACGCGGGCGCCAAGGTCATCGGCGTGAACGCCCGCGACCTGCGCACGCTGCAGGTCGACCGCGGCGTGTTCGCCCGGGTCGCGCCCCTCATCCCCAAGGACGTCGTGAAGGTCGCCGAGTCCGGCGTGCGGGGCCCGCACGACCTGCTCGCCTACGCCTCCAGCGGCGCCGACGCGGTGCTGGTCGGGGAGAGCCTCGTGATCGGCAAGGACCCGCGCGCCGCGGTCGCCGACCTCGTCGCCGCCGGCGCCCACCCGGCGCTGCGGCAGAGCGGCTGAGATACTCCCGCGACGAGTGGATAGGGTTACGGGCATGCAGGTCGAACCGCTCCGGGAGCGATGGCGGGGCTAGTCCAGGACCCCAGTGACCGGATCAGCTTCTCCACGACAGGACGCGTTTTCTCATGACCATGGACACCGCCGCGCGCGGTGCTGGAGCCGTGCCCGACGCCACGGGCCACTTCGGCCGATTCGGCGGGCGGTTCGCCCCCGAAGCCCTGATGGCGGCCCTGGACGAGCTCGCCCGCGAGTTCGAGACCGCCAAGAACGACCCCGCCTTCACCGCCGAGCTGGAGGACCTCCTCGCCAACTACGCGGGCCGTCCCAGCCTGCTGACGGAGGCCGCGCGCTTCTCCGAGCACGCGGGGGCCCGGGTGCTGCTCAAGCGCGAGGA is a genomic window of Actinomadura citrea containing:
- a CDS encoding DUF2752 domain-containing protein translates to MTRVSVADRARSRAFVPHAAVLAGVVGGVLVIAFRADPNEPGHYPGCPFLALTGFYCPGCGMTRLVYALAHGQVGTAFGLNPLLFVLLPVFGYLYARWTVRTAQGLPMGSALFKPAVAYSFVGLLFVYWVARNLPFAHVLAP
- the trpC gene encoding indole-3-glycerol phosphate synthase TrpC is translated as MSVLDEIIEGVRADLADRQREVPLDALKERAAKAPAPRDALRALRGQGVSVIAEVKRSSPSKGALAAIADPAALARDYEAGGAKVISVLTERRRFGGSLADLAEVRANVDVALLRKDFIVTSYQLWEARAAGADMALLIVAALEQDALVSLVERAGSIGLLPLVEVHTEEEAARAVDAGAKVIGVNARDLRTLQVDRGVFARVAPLIPKDVVKVAESGVRGPHDLLAYASSGADAVLVGESLVIGKDPRAAVADLVAAGAHPALRQSG
- a CDS encoding winged helix-turn-helix transcriptional regulator, producing MSGDGGGVVLVIEHDPAVAELERRYLAREGFDVEIEADPARAPAARRRRPDVVVLDLSTSALPVDLYRRVADAVRPAPVVAVTGPLDQAIAHALGDHRVERPFGPRVLVAAVAEALRDGGPAQAPGPLRAGRIALQPRDRAAVVGDRRVALTVTEFDLLEFLMANPGRVFTREQLLDAAWGPGAGAGSRTVDVHVAQLRAKLGEGSPIRTVRGVGYVLDA